The region tctcatacaaccaccagaaaATCCAAAAGAAAACTGCAGAGATGAAGAGAGGGAAGCCCCTACACGGACTACATTTCAACAAGCGCACCAGGATCATTCCATAAAAGCGTCGAACTTTTGGCTCATATCGGTTACGATGTATCCAGAAAAGAAAGATTTTCTttcagccatccaagatcaagtgacctcaatgagaaattactgcaagcatatcataaaggatccaactattactgacgatcgatgccgatatgagTGTCCAACGAATGATACAATCCAACGTATCACGGGagaatgtttgcaggaaatgaatagaAAGAgggacacgatgcagtaggaaatatACTACACCAAGTATTGGCAACCATTTCAGGACTAATTCATTCTGGAAAAGTGCCATACTGCAAGTACCAActggagaccatcctggaaaacgaacgctataaactgtactgcaATCGTACAATTTTGACCTCGATtctgactgataaaacagtccctttCAAAAGACCAGATATACTACTAGTCAATAAACatcaataccaaataacaacaacatgcgtcaaacggaggtcgaaaaaatttcaaaatatagggacctcgaatttcagataaagcggcaATGGGGAATGATagcaacgagaactattccaattatcatctcaacaactgaaatagtacccaaaaatctaaatagaaatatcaagcaactaggacttagtgagtatataggTAATACAaagcaaaaagctgttcttttaggtactgcaaggactgtgagaaaattcctaggaagcaaCGGACAGATCGCTACGCGTATAGGCTAAAGTCGGGGTATGATAAAAACCTTATAGCTACTTTGGTTTATCACttccaataataaatcttcaatGTCTTTCCACCTTATCTAAAATTCAAATCTAAGTATAGACCAAATGAATTATATTACAGACACTGAACATTCGTAAGCAGATCATTCGAAGGATCTTACTCCAAGAAAATCCACAAAGTTCTGAAGTattgtaatttcaaattttacaatatttttacatttttatcaaCTGATAAATCgattcaattgaattcaaatgaattgGATGGCATGAGCATTATGAAAATCATCCAAAAATTTTTAGCTATGTACCTGAATCACCGAGATGGCTAATTAATAAATCCAAATACAAAGAAGCTCTGAAAGTGATGGAAGAAATAATAGGTTATGTTCCAAACGAAATTCTCTTCGAAGATGAAGGCTCAGAGACTCCCTTCTCCTGCCAAATTTTCTGGGACATGTCAAAATATCTGCGaaagagaaaaatcaaaattgtaATCATTCTTGCCATAATTGGTGTCATTATTGGATTCGTTTATCAAACACAAGGTAATAGCATTTTTATCAAGCAAAAAGTGACCGACATTTAGAACAAATATTTCCCAAAAATGTAATTGAccaaattgattgaaaattcaatgcACAGTTTGGAGAGTTATGGAAACAGATTTTCCGCTGAAAGCGACAATTGTGGCCGCTTCTGCGGATCTATTGAGGTAAATCTTGAATTTCCATTTCAATGAGGTAATATTAACTTCGTCTTGATTTGCAGTCTACCCTATGCCTTGATAGTTTATGCCGCTTTGGGAAAGAAGTATGGATTGTTTTGGACATTCATCTCTttgaattttacatctttcgTTACTCTATGTCTTCATGGTAagatatttttgtttgaaatctCAGCTTTTTTTGAATCCCACAAGTGAAAGCAATCATAGTTTTTATTGTGATTCAACTAGGTGTTCACATACATACGTTCATTCTTTCCATGATTgcaaaaacactgcaaatttcaaaTATCCTCGTGAAACAtctcaaatcattgaaaatatggTTTAACAAATGATGAATCAACGACGGATTTGAACTCAGGTCCTCCGGCCAAAGGTCAGTACGCAAACCTTTGAAAAATAACTCTTCAAACGTAACAGCATTTCaattaaaatacaagaaaattaTATCTTCAGTTCAACACTTGAATTTTGTATCAAATTCCATACAAAAAGCGCTTATATAATAGTTACAGAAAAAAGTTCTGGATAGATTTGTTTCTATTCGATTTTTTGATTCTACATTTAGAAAAGAGGTTAATTTCTTGTAACTTGAACAGTTCCGAAGaccaaaattgaatttttttttattctgaaaatattcgTTGTTATTGTCACTTTTTCTGTGTATTCATgagaattgaatttttctcaaaacagaTTGCCCCGAAcagatcatttcgtcacaattcaAACTGTATGTATTTTTCATAATGGCAACGAAATCGtcgtcaaattcaattctgtccgacCGGCCGCgaacataataattttataatagaaGGACATACACACACGGATACAGAATATCATCAACATTATCGGAAGATGAGGTAACCTCATATAGATTATTTATGGAATTAATTGTACCTGGTCGTCTTATGTAAAAGAGAAAATCTAGGGAAAGATCTTTATTACCATTATAAAAATCTCCGACTATATCAAACTAGgtaaaggtttttttttcagagcggTAGTTCCCCCAACAAATCGCTCCACATATCATCACATCAAGCGTATCATTCCTCCAAATAGATGGTTTTGttctgaaaatgaatttctaAGAGTACCTACTCaagttttatgttttttataataataataatgcctttattgaagagaaaaaaaatacaattccaaaaaaaaaaatcacaaaaaaatcaatcacaGGGTGGAGTTCAGATAGTGATGAAGCGATACACCCCTGCTCTTCCACTCAAAACACATTGGGCGCTGTTgtcattttcttatttttttttcttatagtatGGGAATTAGCTGACTGTACTATTTTCTTTCAACCTTTATGGTCATCCATAACATAGGAAGAATTAAATATTTATGCTCGACGATGTTGATAAAAAATTGCCATTTCattatcatttatttgattCCAGACACCAGTTCCATAGACGTTTATGCAAATGCCATATTGATACTCAATGCTGTAACTGCCCGTAAATTTCTTTTATCATTTTTGCCTGATTTATTACCAACGTTCCTTCGCTGTTCAGGTCTGGGTATTGCCTGCTCAATGCAATCATTAATGGAAACTATAACGGTAGCATTTATCGATTGGCAAGTAAGTTTTCAATCCCAAATGTTCACTCCtcatgaattaataaataagatttCTTCGATTTCAGGAAGGAGCcaaaaatttcatatatataatatttttaatattctcgTTACCAGGATTTTTTGTTCTCAAGTTGCCAGATACAACTCATGCAGATTTGCCAACAGTACGATTATTCAGAATGTAAACTGTGTATACTAAGTGAGATAGTGAGTATAATAGTTAATCAAATGTTTGAGCtttgttgtatatttttcaaatcaaatatattgtGCTCTGTTATGAAGATTGGAATTAATGCTTCATTCACAAGTATCTAGGTATAatatgttattaaaaaaaaaaaaaatacatttattattattatttatgttatAAGTACACAGAAGTTTATCGAGTCATgaaggaaaaatttaaaattatcaatgtgaaaaaattttaaaaattcataaatcaaGGATTATTAGAGCTAGGATCTTGCGTTAAAAACAATTGTTTCGAAAtagcaaaatatatttcaaaattcatgatatattgttttctttattttttaccTTTGAAATTCCAGAATCATATTCTCTAACTACGAGATTCAATGTGGTAGGCAACTGATTTTTtaacaaatttcatgaaaatgttcTTATATAGTTTCTGAGAAAAGCTCTGGACGACGGACGGACGGATTTTTTCAATCGATATACAGATTCCAAAACAAACTGTAGAAATTCCAGGGGGACCGGTACTTGACCGATTCTAATAgtttaaaacaaaaataatgaaccaacaGTAGGTACTAATTTTTTTACCTGAAGTCTTTACTAGATATTATATGCCGGCACTAAAGCataaaaaacatacaaatttgTCTGTTTCTATTGATATCGATTCTTGATCAATGGGTTGAATGACCATATCATTCAAAACCAAAGGtcgaaaaacaaatatttggaCCAAATAATATTCCACTTTTCGTTGGAAAAAATGCGCAAAAACTTGAaaacataatttatttattatttctcaatatttatATTCTACACCCTACAGTACCtatatcattttcaaaataaattaaacaATTAACAGGAACCGAAATTATATTAAACATTTAATATTATCTACGTAGTAAACttcatatataaataaataaataataagtttattcgttcgaaaactacaaataaacttaaaaaatactgtggagttattcaatgacaactgtgtacagatatttaaaatcaaaattatattcaCTTAAAAACTAAaccaaaatgaacaatttcactaTCTATTCCTCTTCAATTTCCATtcgaataatgatttttttctgtcaTCATCGGTATTTTCGCTGTCTCACTATAGGGTGTGTATCGTCTTCATCGGTGGTAGGTCCATGTTTGGGAATTTATAAAGAATCCTATTTCAGCCAGTGATTTCTGCATTCGGGTGATTCCTGTCTAGATTTGACCAGTTAAATCTCAACTAGAATTGATCATTTTATGGAACATGTATCGATCCTCTGTTATAAGccatgttttcatttcttttttgaatctgTTCACACTTCTCAGTTCCCTGATTTTCTGCGGTACAATTGGGTAAATTCTTGAAGCTATATAGGTACAACAACGTTGGCCAATCCTTTTTTCCgctttttttctttcataattattttgtttttctctaGTATTATGCTCGTGCTCTTTCAATCTGATGGTTATTTTGTTCTGGTAGacatttaatagttatttataatacaagtgcagaaggcattgatattcttccacgagttcaaaattcaatggaatgaacgagtggtagaatgagccttctgtacgagtattatacattattttctctaattctgtggttattccgttcattcttccacatcttgtagaacaaaatcgtgcgagaatatatcagaaacgcacagttttcatggttatattttattattctatgttggtactccgaactttccgccacggctttatctgtcaattcatcaatttgcctcaaagaaatcagttctgccaaccaacatttttcaatgcaaaaatcactaaaatatatttatggaaatatttcattaatttcaaagaaaatgcaatgaattagagaaaataatgtataatactcgtacagaaggctcattctaccactcgttcattccaaaactcgccacttcgtggctcgtttttgaattttgaactcgtggaagaatatcaatgccttctgcacttgtagtataaataactattctctaattcattgcattttcattgaaattaatgaaatatttccataaatataattcagtgatttttgcattgaaaaatgttggttggcagaactgatttctttaaggcaatttgatgaattgacagataaagccgtagcggaaagttcggagtgccaacatagaataataaaatataaccataaaaactgtgcgtttctgatatattctcgcacgattttgttctacaagatgtggaagaatgaacggaataaccacagaattagagaaaataattttttgggcaTAAATTTGTCTTATATCAAGTACCTTGGAAATTTCATATATTTGAGAACTCGAAAATGTTATTCTTTTTCCATGCATCACTttcaatatacatttttgtagaaTATCCAAGCTTCTCTTGTGAACATCCAAAATACCTCCCCATCCAATAATACCATACGTAAGTTGTGACTGAACCAGTGCGTTGTATAGTATATGCATGTGCTTTTGAGAGTTTATACTTTTTCTTATGTACCTAAATTTACACAGAATAACCCTCAGTTTTCTTGTTAGATACGATACATGCATATCCCATTTAAGGTGCTCATCAATAAAAATACCTAGATATTTAATAGATTGTGTTGCTGGAATGAGCAGTTCATCATTGATTTGTAGGTCTCCTAGCCATGGTTGTCCCAACTTGTTGGACGAAAAGGTTAAGTATTTTGTTTTCTTGCAGTTCAAGGTAAGCTTATTCAATTGAAACCATTTCGTCAGGATCCTCAAATCATCTGTCGCTTTCTGTTTTAGATCTTCCCACGttttatcttttattttatttcttcgtttttGTAAGTCGAAGTTTATGTCCAGCAGT is a window of Harmonia axyridis chromosome 2, icHarAxyr1.1, whole genome shotgun sequence DNA encoding:
- the LOC123672719 gene encoding solute carrier family 22 member 1-like isoform X6, translating into MKVPKHKMTYYTIINDIEGICYIPEFNNTNWTYYEIAKITTEYGQNSSARLNTCEYFDLDYNEFAKISFNEALKLKEGMSLNKVKTCFGGYILLSDLSSKYHTVDTPFCHAREIAKRMSLLSSGPYVVSCIFFGFLADLFGRKIIATITTILWIFCAFCSVIVPSISIAQLILFSASRFFQIAADLVTYVNLLEICHKKIRFLTVLTLYGYTIGFLICTRFADHLNFSWTYLQYISFSFALFALFHCFYVPESPRWLINKSKYKEALKVMEEIIGYVPNEILFEDEGSETPFSCQIFWDMSKYLRKRKIKIVIILAIIGVIIGFVYQTQVWRVMETDFPLKATIVAASADLLSLPYALIVYAALGKKYGLFWTFISLNFTSFVTLCLHDTSSIDVYANAILILNAVTARKFLLSFLPDLLPTFLRCSGLGIACSMQSLMETITVAFIDWQISSISGRSQKFHIYNIFNILVTRIFCSQVARYNSCRFANSTIIQNVNCVY
- the LOC123672719 gene encoding solute carrier family 22 member 1-like isoform X5 translates to MIAAGGGVQMTYYTIINDIEGICYIPEFNNTNWTYYEIAKITTEYGQNSSARLNTCEYFDLDYNEFAKISFNEALKLKEGMSLNKVKTCFGGYILLSDLSSKYHTVDTPFCHAREIAKRMSLLSSGPYVVSCIFFGFLADLFGRKIIATITTILWIFCAFCSVIVPSISIAQLILFSASRFFQIAADLVTYVNLLEICHKKIRFLTVLTLYGYTIGFLICTRFADHLNFSWTYLQYISFSFALFALFHCFYVPESPRWLINKSKYKEALKVMEEIIGYVPNEILFEDEGSETPFSCQIFWDMSKYLRKRKIKIVIILAIIGVIIGFVYQTQVWRVMETDFPLKATIVAASADLLSLPYALIVYAALGKKYGLFWTFISLNFTSFVTLCLHDTSSIDVYANAILILNAVTARKFLLSFLPDLLPTFLRCSGLGIACSMQSLMETITVAFIDWQISSISGRSQKFHIYNIFNILVTRIFCSQVARYNSCRFANSTIIQNVNCVY